In Candidatus Omnitrophota bacterium, the genomic stretch ATCGTATACGCGTCCTGCCGCAGGCAGGCTTCAGCCCCCAAACCATGCTCGGTTTCATACGAGACGACATAAGGTATAGTAACTTCATATACAGGCTTTTCCACTACAATATAGCCCTTCTTTGCGGCAGTATAATACGTGTTGTTGTAATAGTAATATCTGGTATTATTAACAAAAACGGTTTTGCATCCGGCGGGCAACTTTTCAATCACCATGCCGACCGGGGCCTGGACAATTATGTATCCGTAAGGCATTTCTTCATAAAAATATCCCCGGTCACAATATAATCTCCTGCCGGCATAAATTATGGCTTCGGCAATCATGCCAGATAATGCCGCGGGCCTGCCCCAATAAGGATGCCGGTCATGGCGTAGCGGCCGGTAATGAATAGGGCCTTTTGCCGCCAAAGCCTGTGACGAACCGGTGAACGCGATTATGAGAATAAGAACAGCGATTACGACAATTTTTATTGCTCGCTTATCTTCCATTTTTCCTCCTTATATCAGGTAAAAAATCTAATTTATTACCATTACCCTTATCCCCCGATACCTGTTTCGGACACATCCTTGGCCGGTTCTTGATCTTTGTCCCGGCAGGGGACAAAACAGCGCCTGCGGTCAAATTCCTTTAATAATTTCCTGAACTCGGCCTGTTGTTGACTGGTAAGAATATCCATTATTTCTTTATCGGATCCATCTTTTACCACCAGTATGGAACTGCGCACATCTCGGCTTATCGCATCTATCTGCCGGCGCGTCTTATCCAGTATAACCTTTACCCTGATCTGCTGATCGCGGTCAAGCCCAAGCCTTGTTGTCAACATAGCAAAAAGCCGGTCTTCGCGCTTGTCCGGCGCCTGTGGCATCTTATCCTGATATTGCCACATAAAACGCCGGGCCTTTTCTGAAAAGCCGGCTTTTTGAGGGAAATGACCGCCCAAATCCAGCCTTGAGGTTATGCCGGCGCCTACTAATACGCCTGCTAGCGCGCATAATACTCCGAATACCGATACATACACAATGTCCTTATTCATATACACCTCCTTGTTTAATCACCAGCGTCCAAAATAAGTTCTAAAACCGACTCTGTTGTCGCGGGAACGCCCTTTAAAATATTTTCATATAGTAAATAATCGTCTGACCGGAAATAAAATGAAGACAATAGCAGTAAAACGGCCGAAAAAAGAAAAGCGGCCGCGGGTACAGGCATAAGCCGGCGGGCAATATACCCTATGTTTGATATTGAGAATCCAGCTCCGGCAGATTGCCTATCCCGCAATTTATCACGTAATAATTCAAATATATAACCCGGCGGGAGACTTTTCTTCTGCGCCTTTGATATAAAATCTTTCGCGGATAAAAGCCTTTTTAATTCATGGCGGCAATCAAGACAGGTCTCTATGTGGCTGTTTACAAAAGCAACGTCTGAAGAATCGGCTTCTTCATCAATGAATCGGGACAAAAGTCTTTTCACGCGCGCGCAATCTTTCATACAGCCTCACCTCCTAATCTGCCTAATACCTTTTTAAGGCACTGCCTTGCCCTGTATATCCTGGATTCCACTGTGCCTATACTGCAGCACAATATCCTTGATATGTCTTTATAGCTTAGGCCCTCAATATCCTTGAGCACCAATGCGGCCCTGAATTTGACCGGGACATCCTCCAAAGCCTTGCTGACTATTAATCCTTCCTCCTTTAAAGACAAGGCCTTCCTCGGATCGGCCTGCCCTGATACGCTTTCCTTAATTGAATTCTCATCCTGAATAGCGTTTCGTCTTTTCCTTAAGAAATCATAGGTAAGATTAACAATTATACGGTAAAACCACGTTGAAAAACTACTGTTCCTATTAAACCCTTTTAGATTGTGATACACCCTTAAAAAAGCCTCCTGCATAATGTCTTCGCTTTCTCCATCGCGGCCAATAAGCGAATAAATAATATTTAATGCTCTATCCTGGTATTTTCGCACAAGCATCTCAAACCCAGTAATATCGCCTGATAAAAAACGATCTATATAGAGGCTGTCTTCTTTCATGTCGTCTCTCGGGTATTAGACGTTATAATTGCGCATTTATTCCCAAAAATTTTTGTCCGATATTATTGCGAGCGGGGTTTTAATCCCGGCATTTTTGACAATATAAAAGATAAGGTGTTTTAGGCAAGGCTTGCGATAATTGCCAATAACCAAGCTCTACGCGGAAATAAACTCATAAAACACACCGGCCAGCCAATTAGACAAAGAACCGGCTTTTTGACCTCGGGAAACCTTACGGTGTTAAGACAACATATCGTTTAACAATGCCAAATCGCGCTTATTGGCAAGCGCTAAAATAACGTCTCCCCCCTCAAGTACCGTAGACCCCTTTGGTATGATAAATTTACCGTCACGGGAGACAAGCATGACCAGCAGGTCATTTGGAATGCTCAAATCGCCTATCTTTTTTCCCACAGCGCCTGAACCATAAGGAACTATTACGTCGGCAAGATCGGCATCAATTGAATCTGTTTTTTCAAATTCTATAGGGTAATTTATTTTTTTATACGCAGGTTCACACAATTGCAATGCCCTTGATACGAAAGGCACGGATGTGCCCTGTATAAGCACTGAAGCAAAGACCACAAAAAATACAACATTAAAAATGGTGTCAGCCCTGCCGATACCGGAAACAAAAGGCATCGTAGCCAATATAATCGGCACAGAACCTCTTAATCCGACCCATGATACCATAATCTTTTCTCTCAAACTCATTTTAAAAGGCCATAAACATAAAAACACGCTTACAGGCCGCGCGATGACCATCAAGAGCAGTGTAAGCAATAGACCGGAACCTATCAGCGGCACAATATGCGAGGGATAAACGAGCAGGCCCAGCATGACAAACATTACGATTTGCATAAGCCATGCCAACCCATCGTGGAATTTCATCATCATCTTTTTATTTGGGAACTCCGACTTAGACAGCATCAGGCCGAGTATATATACCGCGAGAAAACCGCTGCCTTTTAAAAATATCGTAACCGAATACGTTAAAAGAACCAATGACACCAGGATAACCGGGTAAAGACCTTCATATCCCAGCTTTAAACGTTTGATGAGATAGATAATAAATTTTGACACAAAGATACCGCTCAATGCCCCGACACCCATATTTAATACAAATCTTGGGATAAAAATATAAGGGCTCATATCTTTGGCGGTTAATAGGCTGATAAAACATACCGTCAAAAATATGGCCATAGGGTCATTGCTGCCCGATTCAAATTCAAGTAAAGGCTTTAAGGGTTCTTTAAGCCTTATGCGTTTTGACCTAAGGACGCCAAACACGGCCGCGGCATCGGTTGATGATACGATAGAACCAATAAGCATGGCCTCAAGGAAAGAAAACTTCAGTATGCGCATGGCAAACAAACCCGTAAGCAAGGCGGTGATTAAAACCCCGGCCGTTGACAACACCATACCGGGCTTGATTATAGGCTTGATATCCGACCATTTGGTGTCAAATCCTCCCGCAAAAATTATGAAAACAAGCGCGACAAGACCGGCGGACTCGGCTATGCGGGCATTGCCAAAACCAACCCCGCCCACTCCTTCCGAACCCGCAAGCATGCCTACGCCTAAAAATAGCAACAATACGGGTATGGAAAATTTGTCGGAGAGCTTGCTTGAGACAACGCTCACAAATATCAACGCGGCAACCCATAATAAAACAGTATTAATGGACATCATTTTAAAAATTATCCTTACCGGACAGACAGCCTATTCGGCTTGCTTTGCGCCTGTCTCAACAATAACCTCATGTACTCTTGACCTGCAAATTTTCCTGGTGATAAACGTGCTGTCTTTATACTTTAATCTGTCCTCAACCTTAGGCATACTGCCAAAAAGCTCCAAGAGCCACTCGTTTACCGTAATATCCATATCCGGGACATCCAAACCAGTTGACTCTTTAAGCATTCGTAATTTCAAGCCTCCTCCGGCCAAAAACCTGTTACCCGCTATCTGGTAAAAATACGCGGGCAGGACATCGTATTCATCCTGCATATCACCCATTATCAGTTCCATAACATCTTCCAGAGTGACGAGGCCGGCTACTTCATTCTTACGATTTCTGACTATTGCTATGTGCTGGTAACCCTTTATCAGCCTGTTAAGCAAAACGGATATCGGTTCGTCATCGCCTATTTCCATAACAGGCCTGACGATGCTTTTTATTGAAGGGTCTTTCGGATTAAATTGCAAAGCGCTGACAATATCCTTAAAATTTATATAGCCTATCACATTGTTGATATCATTGCCGTTGATAAGAGGTAAGCGCGTATGGTGGTGCACATGGGCCTCAATAAGCGCCTGCGTCAATGTCATATCGGTTGACAAATACTTGATCTCTTCTTTAGAAATCACAACGTCTTTTACCTTCATGCCCGATAACCTTAAAGTCTGCGACAATATTCTTTCCTGGTCCTTGCTTATCATGTTATTAAAAGCGGCAAACCTGGCAAGCACGGAAATATCTTCCGTTGCGTTCATCCGGGCACCTTTGACAGCCGGTGATTCAAAAGGTCGGTTTAACCATTGGACCATCCGGACAAGCGGAGTAAACGCATATATCAAATATCTTAAAGGCAGGGCAGTCATCACGGCTATCTTTGTATTGTATCTGACCCCCAGGGTCTTGGGCAGTATTTCCGACCACTGTATCATGGCGAATGAAAATACAAGCGAATACAGCATGATCCATTTGGGCCCGAAAAGCTGGCTGAATTTGGCGCCAAATAAAGACGCTCCTATTGTGTGGGACAGGGTATTAATAATAAGTATAACAGCTATGGGCCCCTGGACCTTTTCTTTAAACCCTTTCCATATTTTCGCCGCCATTGGCTTCTTATCGGATATTCTGGCAATATCGGCAAGGGACAAACTCAACAGGCAGGCTTCAACCACCGAGCACACAAATGATATGCCGATAGCAAGCCCGATAATAACAAAAAAACTCAACATAGTGTTCCGCCTTTACAGTCCATAATGCGGTAAAAAAATAATAGCGCTAACCGGTCAATTTAGGTATTTTTCC encodes the following:
- a CDS encoding sigma-70 family RNA polymerase sigma factor gives rise to the protein MKEDSLYIDRFLSGDITGFEMLVRKYQDRALNIIYSLIGRDGESEDIMQEAFLRVYHNLKGFNRNSSFSTWFYRIIVNLTYDFLRKRRNAIQDENSIKESVSGQADPRKALSLKEEGLIVSKALEDVPVKFRAALVLKDIEGLSYKDISRILCCSIGTVESRIYRARQCLKKVLGRLGGEAV
- a CDS encoding DUF6515 family protein, translating into MEDKRAIKIVVIAVLILIIAFTGSSQALAAKGPIHYRPLRHDRHPYWGRPAALSGMIAEAIIYAGRRLYCDRGYFYEEMPYGYIIVQAPVGMVIEKLPAGCKTVFVNNTRYYYYNNTYYTAAKKGYIVVEKPVYEVTIPYVVSYETEHGLGAEACLRQDAYTINIINSDATYTAIVLKKYKDGFTGPQGEWYPVFPSVEQLKLMYGK
- a CDS encoding CNNM domain-containing protein, yielding MLSFFVIIGLAIGISFVCSVVEACLLSLSLADIARISDKKPMAAKIWKGFKEKVQGPIAVILIINTLSHTIGASLFGAKFSQLFGPKWIMLYSLVFSFAMIQWSEILPKTLGVRYNTKIAVMTALPLRYLIYAFTPLVRMVQWLNRPFESPAVKGARMNATEDISVLARFAAFNNMISKDQERILSQTLRLSGMKVKDVVISKEEIKYLSTDMTLTQALIEAHVHHHTRLPLINGNDINNVIGYINFKDIVSALQFNPKDPSIKSIVRPVMEIGDDEPISVLLNRLIKGYQHIAIVRNRKNEVAGLVTLEDVMELIMGDMQDEYDVLPAYFYQIAGNRFLAGGGLKLRMLKESTGLDVPDMDITVNEWLLELFGSMPKVEDRLKYKDSTFITRKICRSRVHEVIVETGAKQAE
- a CDS encoding potassium/proton antiporter, which codes for MMSINTVLLWVAALIFVSVVSSKLSDKFSIPVLLLFLGVGMLAGSEGVGGVGFGNARIAESAGLVALVFIIFAGGFDTKWSDIKPIIKPGMVLSTAGVLITALLTGLFAMRILKFSFLEAMLIGSIVSSTDAAAVFGVLRSKRIRLKEPLKPLLEFESGSNDPMAIFLTVCFISLLTAKDMSPYIFIPRFVLNMGVGALSGIFVSKFIIYLIKRLKLGYEGLYPVILVSLVLLTYSVTIFLKGSGFLAVYILGLMLSKSEFPNKKMMMKFHDGLAWLMQIVMFVMLGLLVYPSHIVPLIGSGLLLTLLLMVIARPVSVFLCLWPFKMSLREKIMVSWVGLRGSVPIILATMPFVSGIGRADTIFNVVFFVVFASVLIQGTSVPFVSRALQLCEPAYKKINYPIEFEKTDSIDADLADVIVPYGSGAVGKKIGDLSIPNDLLVMLVSRDGKFIIPKGSTVLEGGDVILALANKRDLALLNDMLS
- a CDS encoding zf-HC2 domain-containing protein, with protein sequence MKDCARVKRLLSRFIDEEADSSDVAFVNSHIETCLDCRHELKRLLSAKDFISKAQKKSLPPGYIFELLRDKLRDRQSAGAGFSISNIGYIARRLMPVPAAAFLFSAVLLLLSSFYFRSDDYLLYENILKGVPATTESVLELILDAGD